A region from the Mucilaginibacter sp. CSA2-8R genome encodes:
- a CDS encoding proline iminopeptidase-family hydrolase: MFKSTHLFKAFFLICVIGFVACKNDKQGSDMTVSSYFKDSTAGAKTGGVQVIPINTPKGKFNVWTKKIGNNPKIKVLLLNGGPGATHEYFECMESFLPNKGIELIYYDQLGCGNSDNPKDTSMWSLPRYVEEVEQVRQALKLDKDNFYLLGHSWGGILAMEYALKYQGHLKGLVISNMMASCPDYGKYANDVLAKQMDPKVLAKIRAIEAKGDFKNPEYMQLLKPNFYAKHICRIPLNQWPEPINRSFSKMNESLYVTMQGPSEFGISGKLEKWDRKADLPKIKVPTLTIGAEGDTMDPKQMDWMSKQLPNGSYLYCPYGSHLAMYDDQDNYMKGLIKFIEAVNNGKNKILL; encoded by the coding sequence ATGTTTAAATCTACTCATCTATTTAAAGCTTTTTTCTTGATCTGTGTTATCGGCTTTGTGGCCTGCAAAAACGATAAGCAGGGGAGTGACATGACTGTATCCAGCTATTTTAAAGACAGCACAGCCGGCGCTAAAACCGGCGGAGTACAGGTTATTCCCATCAACACGCCTAAGGGAAAATTTAATGTTTGGACTAAAAAGATAGGCAACAATCCTAAAATTAAAGTCCTTCTGCTCAATGGCGGTCCGGGTGCTACACACGAATATTTTGAGTGTATGGAAAGCTTTTTACCCAATAAAGGGATTGAGCTGATTTACTATGACCAGTTAGGCTGCGGTAATTCTGATAACCCGAAAGATACCTCGATGTGGAGCCTGCCTCGGTATGTAGAAGAGGTAGAACAAGTGCGCCAGGCGTTAAAACTGGATAAAGATAATTTTTACTTACTCGGCCATTCCTGGGGTGGCATTTTGGCGATGGAGTATGCGCTGAAATATCAAGGTCATTTAAAGGGGTTGGTAATCTCTAACATGATGGCCAGTTGTCCCGATTATGGAAAGTATGCCAATGATGTATTAGCCAAACAGATGGATCCTAAAGTGCTGGCCAAAATCAGGGCTATTGAGGCTAAAGGTGATTTTAAAAATCCGGAATACATGCAATTGCTTAAACCTAACTTTTATGCCAAACACATTTGCCGTATCCCTTTAAACCAGTGGCCTGAGCCTATCAATCGCTCATTTAGTAAAATGAACGAGTCGTTGTACGTAACCATGCAGGGGCCGAGCGAATTTGGTATATCCGGTAAGCTCGAAAAATGGGACCGTAAAGCTGATTTGCCAAAAATTAAAGTGCCAACTTTAACTATAGGCGCCGAGGGCGACACCATGGACCCTAAACAAATGGATTGGATGTCGAAACAGTTGCCAAACGGTAGTTACCTGTATTGCCCTTACGGTAGCCACCTGGCTATGTACGATGACCAGGACAATTATATGAAAGGTTTAATTAAGTTTATTGAAGCTGTAAATAACGGTAAGAATAAAATATTATTATAA
- a CDS encoding BrxA/BrxB family bacilliredoxin translates to MYPEYLVAPMRADLTNAGFEELKDAQEVKNAVESEGTVFVMVNSVCGCAAAMARPAAKLAAQNAKRPTKLVTVFAGMEADAVNEARRYMLPYPPSSPAMALFKDGKLVHMIERHQIEGRPAQMIADNLIDAFDQYC, encoded by the coding sequence ATGTACCCAGAATATTTAGTTGCCCCTATGCGGGCTGATTTAACCAATGCAGGTTTTGAGGAATTGAAAGATGCGCAGGAAGTTAAAAATGCAGTTGAAAGCGAAGGAACTGTATTTGTAATGGTAAACTCGGTTTGCGGTTGTGCCGCAGCTATGGCCCGGCCTGCGGCTAAACTGGCTGCCCAAAATGCAAAACGCCCAACCAAACTGGTAACTGTATTTGCCGGTATGGAAGCTGATGCCGTTAACGAAGCACGCCGCTATATGCTGCCTTACCCACCATCATCACCGGCTATGGCATTATTTAAAGATGGCAAATTGGTGCACATGATTGAGCGCCACCAAATCGAAGGTCGTCCGGCACAGATGATTGCCGATAACCTGATTGATGCTTTTGATCAATATTGCTAA
- a CDS encoding alpha/beta hydrolase-fold protein has protein sequence MERAYHQWFSKALQRNMELLVFGHAGRAVLFFPTRMARFYDYENWGIVGSLFEKLENGELQLFCVDSIDAESFYNKNIHPAGRIARYILYENYLINEVLPFIRKLNGSSGLAVAGCSMGAYHAVNLGLKHPQLFTKVTGMSGRYDLTISLPNYDDLFDGYRDEDIYFNMPRQYMSNLTDEGLLNTIKQLDITIAIGETDPFLPGNLAFSDLLWSKGITHQFYIWDNDAHRPRYWRQMVKFYL, from the coding sequence ATGGAAAGAGCATATCATCAATGGTTCAGTAAAGCGCTTCAGCGCAATATGGAGTTGCTGGTATTTGGCCATGCCGGCCGGGCTGTACTATTTTTCCCAACGCGTATGGCCAGATTTTATGATTATGAAAATTGGGGTATTGTTGGTTCGCTATTTGAAAAGTTAGAGAATGGCGAACTACAATTATTTTGCGTAGACAGCATTGATGCCGAAAGCTTTTACAATAAAAACATACATCCGGCAGGCCGCATAGCACGCTACATTCTGTATGAAAATTATTTGATTAATGAGGTGTTGCCTTTTATACGCAAGCTAAATGGCAGTAGCGGGCTAGCGGTAGCAGGCTGTAGCATGGGCGCTTATCATGCTGTAAACTTAGGCTTAAAACACCCCCAACTGTTTACTAAGGTAACCGGCATGAGCGGCCGTTATGACCTTACTATATCACTGCCCAATTACGATGATTTGTTTGACGGCTACCGTGATGAGGATATTTACTTTAACATGCCGAGGCAGTATATGTCTAATTTAACTGACGAAGGCCTGCTTAATACTATCAAGCAACTGGATATTACTATAGCCATTGGCGAAACAGACCCCTTTTTGCCCGGTAACTTAGCTTTTTCAGATCTATTATGGTCTAAAGGTATTACTCACCAGTTTTACATTTGGGATAATGATGCACACCGGCCCCGGTACTGGCGGCAAATGGTGAAGTTTTATTTGTAG
- a CDS encoding DUF6252 family protein gives MKTLVNLLMLMVPALLMQSCKKKDDSTDTAATTPILQAYINGNVWTPDTLSAAITYTAATGVKEFSFTGTKSQKRVITSVKQNDTNNSAFPLTTYKVDDTLTSPVAMSLYTQQLTSTGNYDFVLYGTAAEANAGSVTISAVDTVKKTITGTYSFTSSKLNYDENGNYVSITLGTITSGQFNAMPYTFKRN, from the coding sequence ATGAAAACTCTGGTTAACTTACTCATGCTTATGGTACCTGCTTTGTTGATGCAAAGCTGTAAGAAAAAGGACGACAGCACCGATACGGCAGCCACAACACCGATTTTACAAGCCTATATTAATGGTAACGTTTGGACTCCCGATACCTTGAGTGCCGCAATTACTTATACAGCCGCAACTGGAGTAAAAGAATTTAGCTTTACCGGTACCAAAAGCCAGAAAAGAGTAATAACCAGCGTTAAGCAAAATGATACGAATAACAGTGCTTTTCCTTTGACAACTTACAAGGTTGATGATACGCTTACCTCACCTGTGGCCATGAGCTTATACACTCAACAGCTAACATCAACAGGGAATTATGATTTTGTATTGTACGGGACTGCAGCTGAAGCCAATGCCGGTTCGGTTACAATATCGGCAGTAGATACCGTTAAAAAAACGATTACCGGTACTTACAGTTTTACATCCAGCAAGCTCAATTATGATGAGAATGGAAACTATGTTTCTATAACCTTAGGTACCATTACATCAGGACAATTTAACGCTATGCCTTACACTTTTAAACGAAACTAA
- a CDS encoding M15 family metallopeptidase: MKRLLSLLVIYTIYYLLLGCAVRMPKEKGHFKTTDLVELIKIDPTLKLDIRYATKNNLAGRAVYTQPRAFLQRDAALAVAAVNRELKPLGYGLLIFDGYRPWSVTKLFWDVTKPKDRQFVANPKNGSRHNRGCAVDLSLYDLKTGKEVEMTGAYDEMSERSYPEYTGGTTRQRHLRDLLRSKMEAHGFTVFKVEWWHFDYKDWKMYRISDVPFERL; encoded by the coding sequence GTGAAAAGACTGTTAAGTTTACTGGTTATTTACACTATTTATTACTTGCTGTTGGGCTGTGCAGTGCGCATGCCTAAAGAAAAGGGCCATTTTAAAACCACCGACCTGGTCGAACTTATTAAAATAGACCCCACGCTAAAACTGGACATACGTTACGCTACCAAAAATAACCTGGCCGGCCGCGCTGTGTACACCCAGCCGCGCGCCTTTTTACAGCGCGATGCGGCGCTGGCCGTTGCCGCGGTAAACCGGGAGCTGAAACCATTGGGTTATGGCCTGCTGATTTTTGATGGCTACCGCCCATGGAGCGTAACTAAACTATTTTGGGATGTGACCAAGCCCAAAGACCGGCAGTTTGTAGCTAATCCCAAAAACGGATCAAGACATAACCGGGGTTGCGCGGTTGATTTATCGTTGTATGATCTTAAAACCGGCAAAGAAGTAGAGATGACGGGCGCCTACGATGAAATGAGCGAACGCTCTTACCCTGAGTATACCGGCGGTACTACCAGGCAACGCCACCTGCGTGACCTACTCCGCAGCAAAATGGAAGCCCACGGTTTTACCGTTTTTAAAGTTGAATGGTGGCACTTTGATTATAAAGACTGGAAGATGTATAGAATTAGCGATGTGCCTTTTGAAAGGTTGTAG
- a CDS encoding GDSL-type esterase/lipase family protein: protein MHWYEDEVKALEKKIRELPYQPETLFYGSSSIRLWSSLNDDFMAYKPINLGFGGSTLAACVWFFDRLMVQLNPKRLVVYAGDNDLSDGRNPEEVFIFFEQLVVKAQQRFGNLPCYYISIKPSPSRWHLADQFRYANNLIESEIIKQDNNWRFINIFEAMLDADHNPKKEYYGADFLHMNPKGYELWTQLITQQLSR, encoded by the coding sequence ATGCATTGGTACGAAGACGAGGTTAAAGCCCTTGAAAAGAAAATAAGGGAATTACCCTATCAGCCCGAAACCTTATTTTACGGGAGTTCGAGTATACGTTTATGGAGCAGCCTGAACGACGATTTTATGGCATATAAACCTATCAACCTTGGTTTTGGCGGATCTACCCTGGCGGCTTGTGTTTGGTTTTTTGACAGGCTGATGGTGCAGTTAAACCCTAAGCGCCTTGTTGTTTATGCGGGCGACAATGACCTGAGCGATGGCCGTAACCCGGAAGAAGTATTTATATTTTTTGAGCAACTGGTAGTAAAAGCCCAGCAACGTTTTGGCAACCTGCCCTGTTATTATATTTCTATTAAACCCAGCCCCAGCCGCTGGCACCTGGCCGACCAGTTTAGATATGCTAATAATTTGATTGAGAGCGAAATTATTAAGCAGGATAATAACTGGCGCTTCATCAATATTTTCGAAGCAATGCTGGATGCCGATCATAATCCAAAAAAAGAATACTACGGTGCCGATTTCCTGCATATGAACCCCAAGGGTTACGAACTCTGGACGCAACTGATCACCCAGCAATTGTCGCGCTGA
- a CDS encoding ATP-dependent DNA helicase — MMQSPTEKFNSILAQLNAEQLAAVNKIDGPVLVVAGPGTGKTQILAARIGKILLETDAQPNEILCLTYTDAGAVAMRKRLFEFIGPDAYRINIYTFHAFCNDIIQENLDYFGKVSLEPLNDLESAMLFRELVDEFDTDHLLKRFTGDIYYDVPRLKSLFSTMKRENWELTMIERAVQEYIDDLPNREEFIYKRPNAAKGIQKGDPKQKDIDAAKELMDKLLCAVKEFENYQNRLQQRGRYDYDDMIIWVLRAFRDSENLLRRYQERHQYILVDEFQDTSGSQNELLKFLLTYWENPNVFVVGDDDQSIFRFQGANMKNILDFAGDYVKTLHTVVLKNNYRSNQVILDVSRVLINNNRERLTSQLRLDKNLMASHPRFEKEMVEPIINEYENPDQELVDVAYQIERLIERGSLAADIAVIYRNHNQVEQLIQYLDAKKVAVNTKRKIDILTLPFGEKIINLLQYLAMELDSPYSGDELLFEIMHYDFFDIPPIEIAKVSIAVSKANYSQSNEPKTSIRRYVSEMKANRQVNLFEQPEYMEMRQLVTDINFLLKAAVSLSLQQLFQQVITALGILKYIMQQPDKGWHMEILTSLFNFVRDEARKSPDIKLKDIIKTVDLMKRNNIRLELNQVIHAENGVNFLTAHGSKGLEYEHVFLIGCTKRIWDSKGRNTGFSFPDTLMQAPGDDNAQQEESRRLFYVALTRAKQCLRISYPAKDRNGKDQEASQFVGEILAASHLQVKQSKVNEDALMAYFATQFTEDDKPVVQLLDKNYINQLLQNYVLSVTHLNTYLDCPLKFYFQNLIRVPAGKSPAMAFGSAVHHALYRTFKRMSDNDRKFGSADEFVREFRWFMHRNRDAFTSEEFKLRMDYGDKILPAFYNENVNQWHTNVEVEHPVRAFPFNGVPVRGNLDKVEINGSQVNIVDYKTGKLKYAKEKLMRPTADKPNGGDYWRQAVFYKILVDNDKIKPWEAVSTVFDFIEPVDGRYHKEKIVIYPEDVALVTRQLTETYHKIMAHDFATGCGKPDCDWCHFVRSNFKQPGKILEGVEE, encoded by the coding sequence ATGATGCAGTCTCCTACCGAAAAGTTTAATAGTATTTTAGCTCAGTTAAATGCTGAGCAATTAGCAGCCGTTAATAAAATTGATGGCCCGGTGCTGGTTGTGGCTGGCCCTGGTACCGGTAAAACACAAATACTGGCAGCACGGATAGGTAAAATACTGCTCGAAACCGATGCCCAGCCCAACGAGATATTATGTCTTACTTATACAGATGCCGGAGCTGTGGCTATGCGTAAACGTCTTTTTGAGTTTATAGGACCTGATGCTTACCGAATCAACATCTATACCTTCCACGCGTTTTGTAATGATATTATTCAGGAAAATCTGGATTATTTTGGCAAGGTAAGCTTGGAGCCGCTGAACGATCTGGAATCTGCCATGCTATTTAGAGAACTGGTAGATGAATTTGACACCGATCATTTATTGAAGCGGTTTACCGGCGATATTTACTATGATGTGCCCCGGCTAAAAAGCTTGTTTAGCACCATGAAGCGCGAAAACTGGGAACTGACCATGATTGAGCGTGCGGTACAGGAATATATTGATGATTTACCCAACCGCGAGGAGTTTATTTATAAGCGGCCCAATGCCGCCAAAGGTATTCAAAAAGGCGATCCTAAGCAGAAAGATATTGACGCCGCTAAAGAGCTGATGGATAAGCTGCTTTGTGCAGTTAAAGAGTTTGAGAACTACCAGAATAGGTTACAGCAACGCGGCCGGTATGATTATGACGACATGATTATCTGGGTACTCAGGGCTTTTCGCGATAGCGAAAACTTGTTGCGCCGCTATCAGGAAAGGCATCAGTATATACTGGTAGATGAGTTTCAGGATACCAGCGGTTCGCAAAATGAACTGCTTAAGTTTTTGCTCACTTACTGGGAAAATCCCAACGTATTTGTGGTGGGCGATGATGACCAGTCTATTTTCCGTTTCCAGGGGGCTAATATGAAAAACATACTCGACTTTGCCGGCGACTATGTGAAAACCCTGCACACCGTAGTGCTCAAAAATAATTACCGCTCTAACCAGGTAATTCTGGATGTATCACGTGTGCTCATCAACAATAATCGCGAACGCTTAACCAGTCAGCTGCGGTTGGATAAAAACCTGATGGCCTCGCATCCCCGGTTCGAAAAAGAGATGGTAGAGCCCATCATCAATGAATACGAAAACCCCGACCAGGAGTTGGTAGATGTGGCTTATCAGATAGAGCGCCTTATTGAGCGTGGCAGCTTGGCTGCTGACATTGCCGTAATTTATCGAAACCACAACCAGGTGGAGCAATTGATACAGTACCTGGATGCTAAAAAGGTAGCGGTGAATACCAAGCGCAAAATCGATATTCTCACACTGCCTTTCGGCGAGAAAATCATCAACCTGTTGCAGTATCTCGCAATGGAACTTGATTCGCCTTACAGCGGCGATGAGTTACTGTTCGAGATTATGCACTATGATTTTTTTGATATTCCGCCTATCGAAATTGCTAAGGTAAGCATAGCGGTATCAAAGGCTAATTATAGCCAGTCTAACGAGCCTAAAACCTCCATCAGGCGTTACGTAAGCGAAATGAAGGCTAACCGACAAGTGAATCTGTTTGAGCAGCCCGAATACATGGAGATGCGGCAATTAGTTACCGACATTAATTTTTTACTGAAAGCCGCAGTGAGTTTGAGTCTGCAGCAATTATTTCAGCAGGTAATTACTGCTTTAGGAATACTTAAATACATAATGCAACAGCCCGACAAAGGCTGGCATATGGAGATACTAACCAGCCTGTTCAATTTTGTGCGCGATGAAGCCCGCAAGAGCCCGGATATTAAACTTAAGGACATCATCAAAACGGTTGATTTGATGAAGCGCAATAACATCAGGCTGGAGTTGAACCAGGTCATACATGCCGAAAACGGCGTAAATTTTTTAACGGCACATGGCTCTAAAGGTTTAGAGTATGAGCATGTATTTCTGATTGGCTGTACCAAAAGGATATGGGACAGCAAAGGCCGTAATACTGGTTTTAGCTTCCCGGATACATTGATGCAGGCACCTGGCGACGATAATGCACAGCAGGAAGAATCAAGACGTTTGTTTTATGTGGCCTTAACGCGGGCCAAGCAGTGTTTGCGTATTTCTTACCCGGCCAAAGATCGTAATGGTAAAGACCAGGAAGCCTCGCAGTTTGTGGGCGAAATACTGGCAGCCAGTCATCTGCAGGTAAAGCAGTCAAAGGTTAATGAAGATGCCTTAATGGCTTATTTCGCCACACAGTTTACCGAGGATGATAAGCCAGTGGTGCAGTTGCTTGATAAAAACTACATTAACCAACTGCTGCAAAATTATGTGCTCTCGGTAACGCATTTAAATACATACCTGGATTGCCCGCTTAAGTTTTACTTCCAAAACCTCATTAGGGTACCGGCCGGTAAAAGTCCGGCAATGGCCTTTGGTTCGGCAGTGCACCATGCGCTGTACCGTACGTTTAAGCGAATGAGTGATAATGACCGTAAGTTTGGTAGTGCTGATGAATTTGTTCGGGAGTTTAGATGGTTTATGCACCGTAACCGGGATGCTTTTACCAGCGAAGAATTTAAACTGCGGATGGATTACGGCGATAAAATTTTGCCGGCTTTTTACAACGAGAACGTAAACCAGTGGCATACTAATGTAGAGGTGGAACATCCTGTGCGAGCATTTCCATTTAACGGTGTGCCGGTAAGAGGTAACTTAGATAAGGTTGAGATTAACGGCAGCCAGGTTAACATTGTAGATTACAAAACAGGCAAGCTCAAATATGCTAAAGAAAAGCTGATGCGGCCTACAGCCGACAAGCCCAATGGCGGCGATTACTGGCGACAAGCCGTGTTTTACAAAATCCTGGTTGATAATGACAAGATTAAGCCTTGGGAAGCGGTGAGCACAGTGTTTGACTTTATTGAGCCGGTGGATGGGCGCTACCACAAAGAAAAAATTGTGATTTACCCCGAAGATGTTGCCTTGGTAACCCGCCAGCTTACCGAAACCTACCACAAAATTATGGCCCACGATTTTGCCACCGGCTGCGGCAAACCCGACTGCGACTGGTGCCACTTTGTACGCAGCAACTTTAAACAGCCGGGGAAGATATTGGAAGGGGTGGAGGAGTAG
- the ahcY gene encoding adenosylhomocysteinase, which produces MSSVETTYVKHKVKDMSLADWGRKEIELAEAEMPGLMALRAEFGAAKPLAGARIAGCLHMTIQTAVLIETLVELGAEVTWSSCNIFSTQDHAAAAIAAAGISVYAWKGMNAEEFDWCIEQTLYFGEDRQPLNMILDDGGDLTNMVLDKYPELVGAIKGLSEETTTGVHRLYERVKNGTLPIPAININDSVTKSKFDNKYGCRESLVDAIRRATDVMMAGKVAVVCGYGDVGKGSADSLRNAGVRVIVTEIDPICALQAAMEGFEVKKLSTAIAEADIVVTATGNCDIVREQHFRALKDKAIVCNIGHFDNEIDMAWLNGAYGNTKVEIKPQVDKYTIEGKDVIVLAEGRLVNLGCATGHPSFVMSNSFTNQTLAQLELWTNGDAYENKVYTLPKHLDEKVARLHLAKIGVELEELDQYQAEYIGVTVDGPFKPEYYRY; this is translated from the coding sequence ATGTCATCAGTAGAAACTACCTACGTTAAACACAAAGTAAAAGATATGTCTCTGGCCGATTGGGGCCGCAAAGAGATAGAGCTTGCTGAAGCCGAAATGCCTGGTTTGATGGCTTTACGTGCCGAATTTGGTGCAGCAAAACCTTTAGCAGGTGCACGTATTGCAGGCTGTTTGCACATGACTATCCAAACTGCTGTTTTAATTGAAACACTTGTTGAACTGGGTGCCGAAGTTACCTGGTCATCTTGTAATATATTTTCAACCCAGGATCATGCTGCTGCTGCCATTGCTGCTGCCGGTATTTCTGTTTATGCCTGGAAAGGTATGAATGCCGAAGAATTTGACTGGTGTATTGAGCAAACATTATATTTTGGCGAAGACCGCCAGCCGTTAAACATGATTTTAGATGACGGTGGCGACTTAACCAATATGGTATTAGATAAATACCCTGAACTGGTTGGCGCAATCAAAGGTTTGTCTGAAGAAACTACCACTGGTGTGCACCGTTTATACGAGCGCGTTAAAAATGGTACCCTGCCTATCCCGGCTATCAATATCAACGATTCGGTTACCAAATCTAAATTTGATAACAAATACGGTTGCCGCGAGTCATTGGTTGACGCTATCCGCCGTGCAACTGACGTAATGATGGCTGGTAAAGTAGCTGTGGTTTGTGGTTATGGCGATGTAGGTAAAGGTTCGGCCGACTCATTGCGTAATGCAGGCGTTCGTGTAATTGTTACCGAAATTGACCCGATTTGTGCCCTTCAGGCTGCAATGGAAGGTTTTGAAGTTAAAAAGCTAAGCACTGCGATTGCCGAAGCTGATATTGTGGTAACCGCTACCGGTAACTGCGATATTGTACGCGAGCAGCATTTCCGTGCCCTTAAAGACAAAGCCATCGTTTGTAATATCGGTCACTTCGACAACGAGATTGATATGGCCTGGTTAAACGGTGCTTACGGTAATACCAAAGTGGAAATTAAACCACAGGTTGATAAGTATACTATCGAAGGTAAAGATGTGATTGTACTGGCCGAAGGTCGTTTGGTAAACTTAGGTTGTGCAACCGGTCACCCAAGCTTCGTAATGTCTAACTCGTTTACCAACCAAACTTTAGCGCAGTTAGAGCTTTGGACTAACGGTGATGCTTACGAAAACAAAGTATACACACTGCCTAAGCACCTAGACGAAAAAGTAGCCCGTTTACACTTAGCAAAAATTGGTGTTGAATTGGAAGAGTTAGACCAGTACCAGGCTGAGTACATCGGCGTTACTGTTGATGGTCCGTTTAAACCGGAGTATTACAGATATTAG
- a CDS encoding PAS domain S-box protein, whose translation MQNTNQLTVSNQTTYLTAWLDQIPVASFSYDTQGVVTGLNQSASNLCGKALTVGSTLNSFTVHITPLHSGSFTTEQGLMYCTLQQGNTVNGEEVLFKHPDGGIIKLKWYAKPFIANDNVIGGVCTLIDITDYLNNGDDGALLAAIVNNSSDAIISKTLDGIITSWNNAAHNLFGYTAEEAIGRHISILIPEARLHEEDTIIGSISQGKKIDHFETVRVTKGGKAVTISLSVSPVTDRYGKIIGASKIVRDITERNQAEERQAMLAAIVDTSDDTILSKTLQGVITSWNKAAEKMFGYTAEEAIGKHISMLIPTSRLQEEDYIISNIGQGNKVDHFETVRLTKEGKEIPISLSVSPVMNSDGRVIGASKIARDISLQKATEQALKSHTHRLEIINSVTKIISEGLDLQKILQKVTDVTTELTGAEFGAFFYNTINESGDALMLYTLSGAPKEAFEQLGMPRNTVLFHPTFSGHGIVRVDDITLDARYGQNHPHNGMPKGHLPVKSYMAVPVVSRLGSVIGSLFFGHSEVGRFTAEHEALVMPIAAQAAIGIDNAKLFEEVKILNDKKDEFIGLASHELKTPLTSIIGYLQILNRQIKDEHTKKFMIKTLQQVKKLSGLVSDLLDVSKIEAGKLQLTKDNFDICQVVDDAIELIQHSNKTHTISFHPNIDNLQIYGDPQRIEQVIINLLTNAIKYSPQDNRVEVGINHTANEVQISVKDFGMGIPAEKLQHVFSRFYRVEDLNPNISGLGIGLYISHEIVSRHNGKLWVDSTLGQGSTFWLSLPVGDI comes from the coding sequence ATGCAAAACACCAACCAGTTAACAGTTAGTAATCAGACAACATATTTAACGGCATGGTTAGATCAAATACCAGTTGCTTCATTTAGTTATGATACTCAAGGAGTAGTTACAGGGCTTAACCAGTCTGCCTCAAATTTATGTGGTAAAGCTTTAACAGTCGGTAGTACTTTAAACAGTTTCACTGTACATATTACTCCCTTACATAGCGGTTCTTTTACAACAGAACAGGGCCTAATGTATTGTACGTTACAACAAGGTAACACTGTTAATGGTGAGGAAGTACTATTTAAACATCCTGATGGTGGTATAATAAAACTAAAGTGGTATGCCAAGCCGTTCATTGCCAATGATAATGTTATAGGTGGTGTGTGTACCTTGATTGACATCACAGATTATCTTAATAATGGAGATGATGGAGCATTGCTGGCTGCTATTGTAAACAATTCAAGTGATGCCATTATTAGTAAAACTTTGGATGGAATAATTACCAGTTGGAATAACGCTGCACACAATTTATTTGGCTATACTGCCGAAGAGGCCATTGGCAGGCACATCTCCATACTTATTCCGGAAGCTCGACTTCACGAGGAAGATACAATTATCGGCAGTATCTCTCAAGGAAAGAAAATAGATCATTTTGAAACTGTACGTGTTACTAAGGGTGGAAAGGCAGTAACTATCTCCCTTTCAGTATCGCCGGTTACCGACAGGTATGGTAAAATTATAGGTGCCTCCAAAATTGTTCGCGATATTACAGAAAGAAATCAGGCCGAGGAGCGACAAGCCATGCTGGCAGCCATTGTTGATACTTCTGATGATACTATTTTGAGTAAAACACTGCAAGGTGTTATTACCAGTTGGAATAAGGCTGCTGAAAAAATGTTTGGTTATACTGCCGAAGAAGCTATTGGTAAGCATATATCTATGCTGATACCAACATCGCGTTTACAAGAAGAAGATTATATTATAAGTAATATAGGCCAGGGTAACAAGGTAGACCATTTTGAAACTGTCAGGTTAACCAAGGAAGGTAAAGAAATTCCTATTTCTTTGTCGGTATCACCGGTAATGAACAGTGATGGTAGGGTAATAGGAGCTTCCAAAATAGCCCGTGATATTAGCTTGCAGAAAGCTACAGAACAAGCACTAAAAAGCCATACGCACCGGTTAGAGATTATTAACTCAGTAACCAAGATTATTTCTGAGGGGCTTGACCTTCAGAAAATACTTCAAAAAGTAACTGATGTTACAACCGAGCTTACCGGAGCAGAGTTTGGTGCTTTTTTCTATAATACCATTAATGAAAGCGGTGACGCATTAATGCTCTATACCTTATCAGGCGCACCTAAAGAGGCGTTCGAACAATTAGGCATGCCCCGAAATACGGTTTTGTTTCATCCAACATTCTCAGGCCACGGTATTGTGCGTGTAGATGATATTACCTTAGATGCTCGTTATGGACAAAACCATCCGCATAATGGGATGCCTAAAGGGCACCTGCCGGTTAAAAGTTATATGGCAGTTCCTGTAGTATCCAGATTGGGCTCTGTTATTGGCAGCTTGTTTTTTGGTCACTCCGAAGTTGGCAGATTTACTGCTGAGCACGAAGCTTTAGTTATGCCGATAGCGGCACAAGCTGCCATTGGTATTGATAACGCAAAGCTATTTGAAGAAGTAAAAATACTCAATGATAAAAAGGATGAGTTTATTGGTTTGGCCAGCCATGAGCTTAAAACACCGTTAACCAGTATTATCGGCTATCTGCAGATTTTGAATAGGCAAATTAAAGATGAGCATACTAAAAAGTTTATGATCAAAACTCTTCAGCAAGTCAAAAAGCTGTCGGGATTGGTATCTGACTTGTTAGATGTATCAAAAATTGAGGCTGGAAAACTGCAGTTAACTAAAGATAACTTTGATATATGCCAAGTTGTTGATGACGCTATAGAGCTTATACAGCACTCAAACAAAACACACACCATCAGCTTTCATCCAAACATCGACAACTTGCAGATTTATGGTGACCCGCAACGTATAGAACAGGTAATCATTAATCTGCTTACTAATGCCATTAAATATTCGCCGCAGGATAACCGCGTAGAGGTAGGGATCAATCATACTGCAAACGAAGTGCAAATCAGCGTTAAAGATTTTGGTATGGGTATACCTGCTGAAAAATTACAACATGTGTTTTCGAGATTTTATAGGGTTGAGGACCTGAATCCTAACATTTCGGGTTTGGGTATCGGGTTGTACATATCACACGAAATTGTGAGCCGGCATAACGGTAAACTATGGGTAGATAGCACCTTGGGGCAGGGCAGTACCTTCTGGCTAAGCTTACCGGTTGGAGATATTTAA